The sequence below is a genomic window from Planctomycetota bacterium.
GTGACTTCCCTGCTCTACGTGGGCCTCTCGATACCGGGGGCGGCCTACATCGCAATGGGGCTGGCCGCGGTGCTGGCGACCACGCTCGTGTATGGGCGGCTGGCGGCGGACAACGAGGTCATGGCCTGCCAGGCGAGCGGCGTGCCGGTTTCAAGCCTGCTCTGGCCGGCGGTTCTGCTGGCGGTCATGACGGCGGCGACGAACCTGTTCCTGGCCGTCTGGCCGCTCCCGGAGAGCGGGTACGCCGCCAAGAGACTCTCCCTGGCCGACGTGGAGCGCCTGTTCTTCACGCGGTTGTCGAGCACCGGCAAGATCAAGGTCAAGGACGCGGGCTTCGAAATGAGCGTGGACCGGGTGGTCGGCGACATGCTGTACGGCCCGGCGCTGAAGTACCGCGGCAGCCAGGGGCAAACGTATGCCTACGCGCCGTACGGGCGCGTGGAGTTCGACCGGAAGAGACACAGTGTGTCGCTCTTTTTGTCGGATGCCCAGGTGATCCAGGAGAACGGGCGCGAGGAGAACCGGGGGACGCACATCGTCGGCCTGACGCTGCCGACCGAGGTGCCCCGCGACATCAAGAACCTGAGCCTGTGGCACCTTCTGGCGGCGCAGCAGCATCCGGAGCAGTTCTCCCAGGTTCTGAAGGACCTGAAGGAGGGCGAGGCGTCGCCGGAAGCCATCCAGCGCGAGAAGGACAGGATCCGGGCCCGGGCGCTGGCGGAGATGCACGGCCGGATGGCCGCCGCCGTCGGGTGCTTCGGTCTGGTGCTCCTCGGCGCCGGCCTGGGGATTCTGTTTCACAGCGGCCACCTGCTGACGGCGTTCGGGGTGGCGCTGGCGCCCTGGTTGGGCACCACCCTGCTGACGATGCGGGCGAAGGAAGCGGTGGCGGACCAACTGGAGCACGCCCAGGACGCCTTGTATCTCATCTGGACGCCCAACTTCCTGATGCTGCTTCTGGCCGCCGGCGTCCTGGCGCACCTCGTGTGGGGGTGGATGAGGCCGACGCGGGCACGCCTCGCGGCGA
It includes:
- a CDS encoding LptF/LptG family permease, whose protein sequence is VTSLLYVGLSIPGAAYIAMGLAAVLATTLVYGRLAADNEVMACQASGVPVSSLLWPAVLLAVMTAATNLFLAVWPLPESGYAAKRLSLADVERLFFTRLSSTGKIKVKDAGFEMSVDRVVGDMLYGPALKYRGSQGQTYAYAPYGRVEFDRKRHSVSLFLSDAQVIQENGREENRGTHIVGLTLPTEVPRDIKNLSLWHLLAAQQHPEQFSQVLKDLKEGEASPEAIQREKDRIRARALAEMHGRMAAAVGCFGLVLLGAGLGILFHSGHLLTAFGVALAPWLGTTLLTMRAKEAVADQLEHAQDALYLIWTPNFLMLLLAAGVLAHLVWGWMRPTRARLAATRVRDLFRGRAG